A genomic region of Nymphaea colorata isolate Beijing-Zhang1983 chromosome 2, ASM883128v2, whole genome shotgun sequence contains the following coding sequences:
- the LOC116247957 gene encoding uncharacterized protein LOC116247957, which translates to MCQKRAIFKPMNKQEREFLKERCGGSWKLVLRFLLAGEKCCRREKSQAIAGPGHSIAVTSSGTVYSFGSNNSGQLGHGTLEEEYRPRQIRSLAGIRIIQAAAGAGRTMLITDAGQVYAFGKESFGEAEYGGQGAKCVTTPQLIESLKGIFVVQAAIGNFFTAVLSREGNVYTFSWGSDARLGHQTESTDVEPRLMGGVLENVPVVQIAAGYCYLLALACQPSGMSVYSVGCGLGGKLGHGCRTDEKQPRLIEQFRTLNLQPAVVAAGAWHAAVVGKDGRVCTWGWGRYGCLGHGNEECETIPKVVESLNGIKAVHVATGDYTTFVVSEDGDVYSFGCGESSSLGHSTGTDGQANRHVNVLSPELVTSLKQANKKVVQISLTNSIYWNAHTFALTDSGGLYAFGAGDKGQLGTTLMAHQSERDSPELVDLDLT; encoded by the exons ATGTGCCAGAAAAGAGCTATCTTTAAGCCAATGAACAAACAAGAGAGGGAGTTTCTGAAGGAAAGATGTGGGGGGTCATGGAAGTTGGTTCTGAGGTTCTTGCTGGCAGGAGAAAAATGTTGCAGGAGAGAAAAGTCTCAAGCAATAGCTGGTCCTGGGCACAGCATTGCGGTAACATCATCCGGAACTGTCTATTCCTTTGGGTCTAATAATTCCGGGCAGCTTGGCCATGGGACGTTAGAAGAAGAATACCGTCCACGCCAGATCAG GTCCTTGGCTGGTATTCGAATTATTCAAGCAGCAGCTGGTGCTGGAAGGACAATGCTGATCACTGATGCTGGGCAAGTGTATGCATTTGGGAAGGAATCTTTCGGTGAGGCTGAATATGGTGGCCAAGGAGCGAAATGTGTGACAACTCCTCAGTTGATTGAATCTTTGAAGGGCATATTCGTTGTTCAAGCAGCTATAGGAAATTTCTTTACTGCAGTGCTATCCAGAGAGGGAAACGTCTATACCTTTTCATGGGGTTCCGATGCAAGACTTGGTCACCAGACGGAGTCGACTGATGTGGAGCCTCGTCTGATGGGAGGTGTTCTTGAGAATGTCCCTGTAGTACAGATTGCAGCGGGATATTGTTACCTTCTTGCACTGGCTTGCCAACCTAGTGGAAT GTCTGTGTACTCTGTCGGTTGTGGTTTGGGAGGAAAACTGGGACATGGCTGCAGAACTGATGAAAAACAACCACGACTGATAGAACAGTTTAGGACTCTGAATCTTCAGCCTGCTGTTGTGGCTGCTGGTGCATGGCATGCAGCAGTGGTTGGAAAAGATGGGCGTGTCTGTACATGGGGTTGGGGCCGTTATGGGTGCCTGGGACATGGAAACGAGGAGTGTGAAACTATTCCAAAGGTCGTGGAGTCCCTGAATGGGATCAAAGCTGTTCATGTTGCAACTGGTGACTATACAACATTTGTGGTCTCTGAAGATGGGGATGTCTACTCCTTCGGCTGTGGAGAATCTTCTAGCTTAGGGCACTCCACTGGTACAGATGGCCAG GCCAATAGGCATGTGAATGTGCTGAGCCCTGAGTTAGTTACATCGCTCAAGCAGGCAAATAAGAAGGTTGTGCAGATTAGCCTAACCAATTCAATATACTGGAATGCACATACTTTTGCACTCACAGATTCAGGAGGGCTTTATGCATTTGGTGCTGGTGACAAGGGGCAGCTTGGCACTACACTCATGGCTCATCAGAGCGAGAGGGACAGTCCTGAGCTGGTTGATTTAGACCTTACTTAA